A region of the Candidatus Latescibacter sp. genome:
AGATTACCTTTCCCTGGGCTGCAGCGACCACGGCATCTCCACGGCGTCCGGCGATATCAACTGCATCATGAAACTGATGGAACCCGGTGATGGGATTTATACGGTTACCGAACGTCGAGTTGATTGTAACATAAGGACTGCGGGTCGGCCATATGGAAGGTGTATTATCCATTCGGTCTTTCTTTTCACGGACTTTCCCCTGAATTTCGTCCAGGCTCACCCCCTCCGCATCGGTCTGGTGGACGAGGGCAGTCACGCCATAGGAAATCTGTTTCATACGGTTAAGAAGATCCGGACTCATCTCCGGATAACTGGTTTCATCGAATATTTTGTACCCGCCGACACCGGCCTTGTACATCTCCGGGTCGAGAACATCCATGGAAACGTACAGTCGGAAGGCGTTGTCATTTTTCTGGATTTCGTTGAGTTTCCCGGAAAGGGAAGTGAGAAGATTTTCGGATTTGTGAATTTTGGAGAGTAGTATCTGTCTGTTTTCAACCGCTGTTCGATAATTTTTTTCCTGCCTGAGTTTCATGTGGTATCCAACGATGAAAAAGAGGCAGACAAAAAAGGCAAGAATAAGAATTCCGAATAGTATTACCAAGAATTGCGAATTAAAGCTGCTGTATCTTACGCCATTTCCACTGTCCGGTACAACTATTAGGGAAAAAAAACGGTTATCCATGATGTATTATTCCCACAATATGGCATCTGATGGTTTGGGGATTTTTACAAATATGTGTAAAAACTTATAGTTAGGAACAAACCAATCACGAAGTAAGTATAGTATACCTTTTAAAAATTATATGTCAAGGGAAAAAAATACCCGAATTTAATTTTTTTCCGAAAGCTATACATGACGACTTATTTTATTGCGTTTCTTTTCAAAATAGATGCCGAAACGGTTGCTAAAAGATGCGCTGCGCTTTCATCGTTCCCGCGAAGCGGCAACAAGTTCGGCATGACACGTATCATCCTGAACTCGTTTCAGGATCTAAATACTCAAAACATACGCAATTATTTATGTCGTCATGTATAATATCAAAAATCAGATTTAAAACCTTTTTCAAAAGGGAAGATCATCCTCTTCCTGGGGGAAATTCTCCGGGGGAACCGGTGAGCCGCTCCGTCCGGCCTGGGGCTTTTTTGAAGGTGAGCTGTCATCCGGTCCTGCGCCCTGACCCTGACCTTTCGCGTCGAGAAGAATCAGGTTGTTTCCGACAATGTCGGTAGCATAATGCTTCTGGCCGCTCTGGTCTTCCCATGACCTGGTTTCGAGCTTTCCCTCTATGTATACCTTGCTACCCTTTTTGAGGTAATCCTTGCTGACTTCAGCCTGACGGCCGTACATCACCACCCGGTGCCATTCGGTCCGCTCTTCCCACTCCCCGTCCTTGTTCTTGCGGTTGTCCGAGGTGGCGATCCGCAAGTTGGCCACCGCGGTGCCGTTGGGTGTGTACTTGATTTCAGGATCGGCGCCCAGATTTCCGATCAACATGACCTTATTTAACGCGCGAGCCATCGTTTCCTCCTTCAAGCCCTCTACAGAAGCATGGTGGCAGTCTTAATGGGATGTATACCCAAAGAATATAACATTATTGACGAAGTGTCAATAGAAAAACCTTATCCCGGACATCCCCCATTTTTTATTCGGCGATAGACATGCCATATCACTTATCTTCTCTTTAGATAAAATCCCCCCGCCGCATAAAGCGGCGACCCCCTTATAAAGGGGGTAAGATAC
Encoded here:
- a CDS encoding M23 family metallopeptidase; amino-acid sequence: MKLRQEKNYRTAVENRQILLSKIHKSENLLTSLSGKLNEIQKNDNAFRLYVSMDVLDPEMYKAGVGGYKIFDETSYPEMSPDLLNRMKQISYGVTALVHQTDAEGVSLDEIQGKVREKKDRMDNTPSIWPTRSPYVTINSTFGNRINPITGFHQFHDAVDIAGRRGDAVVAAAQGKVIFVGWKGALGQCVIIQHKYDYETTYGHLDAIMVKEDQKVERNQEIGKMGATGRTSGVHLHYAVAWRGHKENPKMFF
- a CDS encoding single-stranded DNA-binding protein, coding for MARALNKVMLIGNLGADPEIKYTPNGTAVANLRIATSDNRKNKDGEWEERTEWHRVVMYGRQAEVSKDYLKKGSKVYIEGKLETRSWEDQSGQKHYATDIVGNNLILLDAKGQGQGAGPDDSSPSKKPQAGRSGSPVPPENFPQEEDDLPF